The nucleotide window GCCTCTGCATTAGAAACAACAGCTGATGGTCAAAATGCTGTTAGGATATGCAGGAGACTAACTAGGGCAAAAGATTACTTTACAAAGACAGAGCAGGGACAAGAGTCAAATAAAAATAAGTTATGCATTGATATTCTAGAGAGAGAGGTGAGAAGAAACCCCATGGTTGGAGAAGACGCCGTTACATCACCGTTGTTGGCTGATGATATACACATGAAGCTTCTTTACCTTGAAAACAGAGGTAAGTCTTTTGTGGGAAAATGGTGATACAAGTATCAGTCGTCTTCTTTGAAATATATTTGTTCAATATTATCTTCTTTGCAGGGTGTCTTTCACCTGTACATTGAAAGTATATCTACAATATTATATACATCTGTCTTATATGATTCTATAATTATCTTTAAAATAATTATTGCCTTTTCGACAAGTCCTGGCCCCATCTTGTCATTCCAAATTATGATAGAGGAGCAGGAGGAGGTCACATAAATGCTGGTTGCTTTTGTTGCATCTTCAAGTCTGATTTAGTTTTGGGCAGTAAGATTCTATGGCTTTTATAGTTGGCTAGCACCAGGCATCGCTTGCTTTATCCAGTTCATCTCTAATTGCAGTTAGATAATAGCTAGTAGTCTAGGTCAAGACACAAAATACTTGGCTGTATCGGCTATTGAAATCCCAAATGTGGTGAAACCTGTGAGGAGCCAATCTTGAGTTTTCCTTATGCAGATTGACCAAGTCGGATGAATTTTGGCTTTCATAAGCCAATACTTTATACCTTTGAGCTGTCCACTTGTGGTGAAGCTCTTTATGATTTCGCTTGTTGAAAATTACCCTCCAAAAATAAACCATTTATATCAGAAATGTAATGGTTTTATATCCTATTTATATCCATTGGATGAACATCAAAATTTAGTTTTGATTTGTATCATTCTTGTGCACAAATTATTTTGGTTTTGTGAATTCCTTGATTCATTTTATTTTagcttttttatatttaatatttctttttttttatatacttaAAAAATAACTTTGTCTCAAAATGCCAATCCAATTAACCACTAACCGATTTCTGACATCAAAATTCAGGTCCTAAATCATTTATTTTAACGATGTGCTCTTTAGTAAACTGATAATTCTTTGAAGATTACTGCTGTAGCCAAAATTGTATATGAGAATGTGCACTATCTAGGAAAAGACAGATACCACTATTTTACTATTAGATTGATCCACTCGTGTTACCGGAGGACACTTGCTAATTTTGATCATTTTACTGTTCAGTTGCATTTGCGAGATTGTTCTTTCCTGCTGAAGCCAAGGTAGCCATGGAAATAGCACATGCGGACACCACTTCTGAATTTACTGGTCTTTATAAATCTAGGAGCTCTAGTAACCTGAGGGATGTCGACTTGAATGAGACACCTGTAGTGCAAAATAAGAGGCTGCGCACCAGGGTAGATACCTTGATGAAAACAGGTGATTTGATATGACCAGTTTCTGCCAACAAATGTTTTCTCCTCATccacatgattttttttctttttgtgattaTTGTTTATAATGTTGTAATATATTGCAAATTGATACTCATGCACATGATTGGCAGTGGAATTGGGTCGCCGCTATTTTCCCAACTGTTCACAAGTGCTAGATAAGTTCCTGGAGGATGACTTGCCTGATCTGTTCTACCTCCAGAAGGGCAGCCCTGATGAGCAGAAGATCAAAAAGTTGCGCTTCTGTGAGCTCAAAGAGGATGTCAGGAAGGCATTCAGCAAGGACAAGGCCGGGAGCTTGCTGTCAGGGTTGTCATCCTTGTCGTCCTCATCGCTGCCTAAGGATTAAACAAATCATCACAAGCCTGTAACAAACTGAGGTTGTAGGGATTTTGTGATGTACATGTACAATAGTTTTCGAGAAAAATATGGCATATAGGAAGTTCTTTTAGACGAGTTTACCATAAATGTCTGGACCGAAGACCATGCAGCAAGATCAATAATTATCAGAAAGAATGCTGTTTTCTGCCGCTACCAGAGGCAGGAACCTGCTGTATTTGTCTCGCCTTTTTGTTTGTGTGTAGAACTCTTTCTTTGAACAAATAATTACCAGAATAATATGCATCTTTTTGCATCACTTCTTGGGTTTTTTTCTTTTGCTGAGATGAAGATCATTTGACCTCGGTCTTACGGTTCGCGGATTTTGCTCTAAATTTGATCAGAATCAAATTCTGTGTGTGACATGATATGGTCCTTCCAATGCATTTTCTACAGTTCAATTATTGCAGTTATTTGCAGATGCTTGAGATGGTCCTCAATGCAATTTGTAGGTCTTCCTATTCAGGTATTTCATCAATCTCAGCCAACTGATCTCTCATATTTTGTATTGACTATGGTGTTATTCAGGTATCTCATACATGATTGGGAGTGCATAGGAAACCATCCAATTTGCACATATGTTGGTGTCTGATAATAATCTCCATGTATAGTTGCTTTTAAGTTTGGTTTGTAgttgggaaaaagaaaaaaatctgacAATTTTAGGGTCTTCATATGTGGATTTCTAAATCAGTGTAAAAATTTTGtgatatgatatatttcatgaacctTTTGATTCAACAAAATACATGTCCAGGGAGATTGAAGCATGGAACTTAGGTACCTCCTTACCTTGATGTTTTACTCCCCATTTACATCTGTACAAACCACCACCAACGCAGGAACTAAACAACGTGAGCATCTCCTCCAATCCATCACCCTCCACCTTCACAAAGTTAATGCTTAAATAGGGTTTGTGTCAGTGCCTGCCTGCCCCATTCCCTGTCCTCCTTCCCCTGAAACAAGCAGCAGTGGGCGCAGCCAAGCAAGGAAGAAAGAGAACCTGCAGAAGCAGCATGCGCATTCCTTCTCCTCCTTGAAGGGCCCCCTCTGCAGTCCATGTCCTCCCTCATCCGGTTCCTCTCTATCTACATCAGACCGCACAGATCTCGGCTTCCACCACCGTTCATTGCCTATAAAGACCCTCCTCATCGCATCTCAATTCCCGTCGAAGACGACACCGAGAGGAATGGCGCTGTTCATTCCCCAGACCACCACCACCACGGtttccctctttcttctccttgCCACCACATTGTTCTCCCTCCTCCATGCAGCCGGTGACAAGGGCCATGGCTCACTGGTACTGGGTCTGACCCATGTCAGAGCTGTCTCACCTCCTCGAGTTGCAGCTGTGACCACGGACATGATCGAGCCTCTCAGAGGATTCAGAGATGGCTATCTGATTTCCTTGAACCTGGGCACGCCACCGCAAGTCATCCCGGTCTACATGGACACCGGGAGCGACCTCACTTGGGTCCCCTGTGGGAACATCTCCTTCGAGTGCATGGACTGCGACGACTACCGCCACCACAAGCTGATCGCCGCCTTCTCTCCCTCTTACTCTTCCTCGTCGCTGCGAGACCTGTGCACCAGCCCCCTGTGCGCTGACGTCCACAGCTCCGACAACCCCTACGACCCATGCGCCGTGGCTGGGTGCTCCATCAGCACCCTCGTGAGCGGCGGCTGTCCCCGGCCATGCCCTTCCTTCTCCTACACGTATGGCGCAGGAGGGCTGGTCGTCGGCAGCCTCACGAGGGACACCCTGAGAGTCCACACCCAGTCGAGTGCTGCCACCAGAGAGGTCGCAAGCTTTTGCTTCGGGTGCGTCGGTTCCACGTTCAGGGAGCCCATCGGCATCGCGGGGTTTGGGAAGGGTGCACTCTCCCTTCCCTCGCAGCTCGGCTTCCTCCGAAAGGGCTTCTCTCACTGCTTCTTGGCGTTCAAGTACGTCGACAACCCCAACTTCACCAGCCCTTTGGTCGTAGGGAGTCTTGCAATCTCCTCCAAGGAGTACTTCCTCTTCACCCCTATGTTGAAGAGCCCGACGTACCCCAACTACTACTACATCGGACTAGAGGGCATAAGCATCGGCAACGACACCATGGCCATTGCACCATCGAACCTCAGAAGCTTCGATCCAGAAGGCAATGGGGGGATGCTGATCGACTCTGGGACGACCTACACTCACCTGCCGGAGCCGTTCTACTCTCTCCTCCTCTCGAAGATGGAGTCGACGATCGTGTACACGAGATCGAACGAGTACGAGCGGAGAACCGGGTTCGATCTCTGTTACGAGACTCCTTGCTCCGATGGCTCCTGTTCGGACAATCTCCCCTCCATCACCTTTCACTTCCTGAACAGTGTGAAGCTCTCGTTGCCGAAGGATAACTGCTTCTACGCAATGAGTGCTCCCAGGGGCTCCATGGTGGTGAAGTGCTTTCTCTTCCAGATAATGGATGATGGGGGCTACGGTCCAGCTGGTGTCTTTGGGAGCTTTCAGCAGCAGAACATGGAGGTTGTGTATGACTTGGAGAAGGAGAGAATCGGCTTCCAGCCTATGGACTGTGCTTCTTCTGCTGCCAGATACGGGCTCCATCAGAAGTAGCTGTCGATTCTTCGAGCTTTCCAGTTAGAATAAgaagtggagaagaagaagaaagtgtgGCTGTGGAGCCCCGAAGAGTCATCAACTTTCTACCATTGGACAGACATGGCACTTCTTCGGAAGGATTGAGGTGATGAGTGGAAGTTTTCTCATTGTCTGAAGTGATGATGCAATCATGTAAACAATCTATGGGTTATTGGAAGACAAACCAATCATTTGTCAGTGTGAGTTGGTGATGGATTGTTAA belongs to Musa acuminata AAA Group cultivar baxijiao chromosome BXJ3-5, Cavendish_Baxijiao_AAA, whole genome shotgun sequence and includes:
- the LOC135638675 gene encoding probable aspartyl protease At4g16563 isoform X2, with protein sequence MALFIPQTTTTTVSLFLLLATTLFSLLHAAGDKGHGSLVLGLTHVRAVSPPRVAAVTTDMIEPLRGFRDGYLISLNLGTPPQVIPVYMDTGSDLTWVPCGNISFECMDCDDYRHHKLIAAFSPSYSSSSLRDLCTSPLCADVHSSDNPYDPCAVAGCSISTLVSGGCPRPCPSFSYTYGAGGLVVGSLTRDTLRVHTQSSAATREVASFCFGCVGSTFREPIGIAGFGKGALSLPSQLGFLRKGFSHCFLAFKYVDNPNFTSPLVVGSLAISSKEYFLFTPMLKSPTYPNYYYIGLEGISIGNDTMAIAPSNLRSFDPEGNGGMLIDSGTTYTHLPEPFYSLLLSKMESTIVYTRSNEYERRTGVKLSLPKDNCFYAMSAPRGSMVVKCFLFQIMDDGGYGPAGVFGSFQQQNMEVVYDLEKERIGFQPMDCASSAARYGLHQK
- the LOC135638675 gene encoding probable aspartyl protease At4g16563 isoform X1, encoding MALFIPQTTTTTVSLFLLLATTLFSLLHAAGDKGHGSLVLGLTHVRAVSPPRVAAVTTDMIEPLRGFRDGYLISLNLGTPPQVIPVYMDTGSDLTWVPCGNISFECMDCDDYRHHKLIAAFSPSYSSSSLRDLCTSPLCADVHSSDNPYDPCAVAGCSISTLVSGGCPRPCPSFSYTYGAGGLVVGSLTRDTLRVHTQSSAATREVASFCFGCVGSTFREPIGIAGFGKGALSLPSQLGFLRKGFSHCFLAFKYVDNPNFTSPLVVGSLAISSKEYFLFTPMLKSPTYPNYYYIGLEGISIGNDTMAIAPSNLRSFDPEGNGGMLIDSGTTYTHLPEPFYSLLLSKMESTIVYTRSNEYERRTGFDLCYETPCSDGSCSDNLPSITFHFLNSVKLSLPKDNCFYAMSAPRGSMVVKCFLFQIMDDGGYGPAGVFGSFQQQNMEVVYDLEKERIGFQPMDCASSAARYGLHQK